The following are encoded in a window of Desulfovibrio legallii genomic DNA:
- a CDS encoding tRNA-specific 2-thiouridylase, producing the protein MQKETVAVAVSGGVDSLCALLLLRRAGHDVLALHGLFRPEGPETAPAGLAAACAALGVPLHVADLRQVFAREVLAPFAAAYAAGRTPNPCARCNREIKFGALLDAALALGATSLATGHYARLVSGPDRPDLPLLAAAADAAKDQSYFLSLVPRQRLARARFPLAGQDKATTRALVAQAGLAVPLPGESQDICFVPPPDQGAGNEAYRPFLERHWRNAGLAAPAPGPVLLADGQGGRREIGRHRGLWRYTEGQRKGLGIAYSEPLYVLAKDSVANALVVGPRALLGIRRCATAPANLMLPVACWPPDIRVRLRYRQRPVPARVTLAPDGGLRIALAEPLFPTAPGQVAAVYDGQGRVLAAGVVTAMAQGPQTASF; encoded by the coding sequence ATGCAAAAAGAAACCGTAGCCGTGGCCGTAAGCGGCGGCGTAGACAGCCTGTGCGCGCTGCTGCTTCTGCGGCGCGCAGGGCACGATGTGCTGGCCCTGCACGGTCTGTTCCGCCCGGAGGGGCCGGAAACCGCGCCCGCGGGCCTTGCCGCGGCCTGCGCGGCCCTGGGCGTGCCCCTGCATGTGGCGGACCTGCGCCAGGTCTTCGCGCGGGAGGTGCTCGCCCCTTTTGCCGCCGCCTACGCCGCCGGACGCACGCCCAATCCCTGCGCCCGCTGCAACCGGGAAATCAAGTTCGGCGCGCTGCTGGACGCGGCCCTGGCTCTGGGCGCCACAAGCCTGGCCACGGGCCACTACGCCAGGCTGGTTTCCGGCCCGGACAGGCCGGACCTGCCCTTGTTGGCTGCGGCGGCGGACGCCGCCAAGGACCAGAGCTATTTTTTGAGTCTGGTGCCGCGCCAGCGCCTGGCCCGCGCCCGTTTCCCCCTGGCCGGGCAGGACAAGGCGACTACCCGCGCGCTGGTGGCCCAGGCCGGGCTTGCCGTGCCCCTGCCCGGCGAAAGTCAGGATATCTGCTTTGTGCCCCCGCCGGATCAAGGCGCGGGCAATGAGGCCTACCGGCCCTTTCTGGAGCGCCATTGGCGCAACGCCGGGCTGGCCGCGCCCGCTCCCGGCCCGGTGCTGCTGGCGGATGGCCAGGGCGGGCGGCGCGAAATCGGCCGCCACCGGGGCCTCTGGCGCTACACCGAGGGCCAGCGCAAGGGCCTGGGCATTGCCTACAGCGAGCCCCTGTATGTGCTCGCCAAGGACAGCGTCGCCAATGCCCTGGTGGTGGGGCCCCGCGCGCTTCTGGGCATCCGCCGCTGCGCCACGGCCCCGGCCAACCTGATGCTGCCTGTGGCGTGCTGGCCGCCGGATATCCGCGTCCGCCTGCGCTATCGCCAGCGGCCAGTCCCCGCCCGCGTGACGCTGGCCCCGGACGGCGGGCTGCGCATTGCCCTGGCGGAGCCGCTTTTCCCCACGGCTCCCGGGCAGGTGGCCGCCGTGTACGACGGCCAGGGCCGCGTGCTGGCCGCCGGGGTGGTGACGGCTATGGCGCAGGGGCCTCAGACAGCGTCTTTTTGA
- a CDS encoding amino acid ABC transporter ATP-binding protein, with product MTESNPAASASAAPAAAASPAAPIISIDHVWKYFGALPALQDVSLDIAPGERVVIIGPSGSGKSTLLRSINRLEEIDQGSIMVQGKDIQSDQNNINEMRQNLGMVFQQFNLFPHKTVLENLTLAPIILRKLSREDADARALTLLKKVGISDKANVYPAMLSGGQQQRVAIARALAMQPAIMLFDEPTSALDPEMVGEVLDVMVKLAEEGMTMVCVTHEMGFARTVADRLIFMDQGQIVEMGKPEHLFTAPRHPRLRQFLNQIL from the coding sequence ATGACGGAAAGTAACCCCGCCGCGTCCGCATCCGCCGCCCCGGCCGCCGCAGCTTCCCCGGCCGCGCCCATCATTTCCATCGACCACGTCTGGAAATACTTCGGCGCGCTGCCCGCCCTCCAGGACGTAAGCCTGGACATCGCCCCCGGCGAGCGCGTGGTCATCATCGGCCCTTCCGGCTCCGGCAAATCCACCCTGCTGCGCTCCATCAACCGCCTGGAAGAAATTGACCAGGGCAGCATCATGGTCCAGGGCAAGGACATCCAGAGCGACCAGAACAACATCAACGAAATGCGCCAGAACCTGGGCATGGTCTTTCAGCAGTTCAATCTCTTTCCCCACAAGACCGTGCTGGAAAATCTGACCCTGGCCCCCATCATCCTGCGCAAGCTCTCCCGCGAGGACGCCGACGCCCGCGCCCTGACCCTGCTCAAAAAAGTGGGCATCAGCGATAAGGCCAACGTCTACCCCGCCATGCTCTCCGGCGGCCAGCAGCAGCGTGTGGCCATCGCCCGCGCCCTGGCCATGCAGCCCGCCATCATGCTCTTTGACGAGCCCACCTCCGCCCTGGACCCGGAAATGGTGGGCGAAGTGCTGGACGTTATGGTCAAACTGGCCGAAGAAGGCATGACCATGGTCTGCGTTACCCACGAAATGGGCTTCGCCCGCACCGTGGCCGACCGCCTTATCTTTATGGACCAGGGCCAGATCGTGGAAATGGGCAAGCCAGAGCACCTCTTTACCGCCCCCCGCCACCCCCGGCTGCGCCAGTTTCTGAACCAGATTTTGTAG
- a CDS encoding amino acid ABC transporter permease, producing the protein MQDKKDGSKGNIIMVTDGASIPDPREWRLINAWSLALAGAVITLSTLCLLWPEPYFRILLYLPDGVFITFKITLLSICCAVPLGLFTGLGRISDNRLINLVASTYVEVIRGIPLLVQIFYIYYAMSRFVQVSGITSAVVAISFCYGAYMGEVFRAGITAINKGQSEAARSLGFNRYQTMRHVVLPQAMRTILPPVGNECIAMLKDTSLVSIMAVPDIMQRARSFVGTTYLYFETYTMVALLYLIITLVLSKAVSIMESRLNYYDGK; encoded by the coding sequence ATGCAGGATAAAAAAGACGGCAGCAAGGGCAACATCATCATGGTCACGGACGGGGCCTCCATCCCCGATCCGCGCGAATGGCGGCTTATCAACGCCTGGTCCCTGGCTCTGGCCGGGGCGGTGATCACCCTCAGCACCCTCTGTCTGCTCTGGCCGGAACCCTATTTTCGCATCCTGCTCTATCTGCCGGACGGCGTATTCATTACCTTCAAAATAACCCTGCTCTCCATCTGCTGTGCCGTGCCCCTGGGCCTGTTCACCGGGCTCGGCCGCATTTCGGACAACCGCCTTATCAACCTTGTGGCCTCCACCTATGTGGAGGTCATCCGCGGCATCCCCCTGCTGGTGCAGATTTTTTACATCTACTACGCCATGTCGCGCTTTGTGCAGGTGAGCGGCATCACCTCCGCCGTGGTGGCCATCAGCTTCTGCTACGGGGCCTACATGGGCGAGGTTTTCCGCGCCGGCATCACGGCCATCAACAAAGGCCAGAGCGAGGCCGCCCGCTCCCTGGGCTTCAACCGCTACCAGACCATGCGGCATGTGGTGCTGCCCCAGGCCATGCGCACCATTCTGCCCCCGGTGGGCAACGAATGCATCGCCATGCTCAAGGATACCTCTCTGGTCTCCATCATGGCCGTGCCGGACATCATGCAGCGCGCCCGCAGCTTTGTGGGCACCACCTACCTGTACTTTGAAACCTACACCATGGTGGCCCTGCTCTACCTCATCATTACGCTGGTCCTCTCCAAAGCCGTGAGCATCATGGAATCCAGGTTGAACTACTATGACGGAAAGTAA
- a CDS encoding basic amino acid ABC transporter substrate-binding protein, giving the protein MSRHLTLALLALLLFCAPARAAEHYVVATDCTWPPMELLDENKQPTGFDVEYIKAVAKAAGFTVDVRNIAWDGIFGGVATGQYDIVAAATTITEERKKQFDFSDPYYEVAQAVVLPAGKSIKSLADLKGKKVGGQIGTTGVFVMRKSGVAVDLKEYDDVGLAIQDMLGGRLDAVICDDPVALYYANKKPDTAGKLNLSFKTAAKEYYGFTVRKGRKDLVEKLNKGIKAVRASGEEARLLDKWMGAAR; this is encoded by the coding sequence ATGAGCCGTCATCTGACCCTGGCCCTGCTGGCCTTGCTGCTTTTCTGCGCGCCCGCCCGCGCCGCAGAACACTATGTGGTGGCCACAGACTGCACCTGGCCCCCCATGGAGCTGCTGGACGAAAACAAACAGCCCACGGGCTTTGACGTGGAGTACATCAAGGCCGTGGCCAAGGCCGCCGGCTTTACCGTGGATGTGCGCAACATTGCCTGGGACGGCATCTTCGGCGGTGTGGCCACCGGCCAGTACGACATCGTGGCCGCCGCCACCACCATCACCGAAGAGCGCAAAAAGCAGTTCGATTTTTCCGATCCCTATTATGAAGTGGCCCAGGCCGTGGTGCTGCCCGCTGGCAAGAGCATCAAGAGCCTGGCCGACCTCAAGGGCAAGAAGGTGGGCGGCCAGATCGGCACCACGGGCGTCTTTGTCATGCGCAAGTCCGGCGTGGCTGTGGACCTTAAGGAATACGACGACGTGGGCTTGGCCATCCAGGATATGCTGGGCGGCCGCCTTGACGCCGTGATCTGCGACGACCCCGTGGCCCTCTATTACGCCAACAAAAAGCCGGACACCGCGGGCAAGCTCAACCTCTCCTTCAAAACGGCTGCAAAAGAATACTACGGCTTTACCGTGCGCAAGGGCCGCAAGGACCTGGTGGAAAAACTCAACAAAGGCATCAAGGCTGTGCGGGCCTCCGGCGAGGAAGCCCGTCTGCTGGACAAATGGATGGGCGCGGCGCGCTAG
- a CDS encoding basic amino acid ABC transporter substrate-binding protein, whose product MFRRITLALLALTLCCGQALAAEKYIVASDCTWPPMEMLSADKKPEGFSTDYIRAVAKAAGFEVEVRNIAWDGIFGGVATGQYDIVSSSVTITEERKKQFDFSDPYYEVVQAVVLPAGKSIKSLADLKGKKVGGQIATTGIFVIRNAKVGAEIKEYDDVGLAIQDMLGGRIDAVICDDPVALYYVNKKADTAGKLNLSFKAAEKEYYGFTVRKGRKDLVEKLNKGIKAVKASGLDKKLIEKWMGKN is encoded by the coding sequence ATGTTTCGCCGAATCACTCTTGCTCTGCTGGCGCTGACCCTGTGCTGCGGTCAGGCCCTGGCCGCGGAAAAGTACATCGTGGCCAGCGACTGCACCTGGCCCCCCATGGAAATGCTGAGCGCCGACAAAAAGCCTGAGGGCTTCTCCACCGACTACATCCGCGCTGTCGCCAAAGCCGCCGGCTTTGAAGTGGAAGTGCGCAACATCGCCTGGGACGGCATCTTCGGCGGCGTGGCCACCGGCCAGTACGACATTGTCTCCTCTTCCGTGACCATCACCGAAGAGCGCAAAAAGCAGTTCGATTTTTCCGATCCCTATTATGAAGTGGTCCAGGCCGTGGTGCTGCCCGCTGGCAAGAGCATCAAGAGCCTGGCCGATCTCAAGGGCAAGAAGGTGGGCGGTCAGATCGCCACCACCGGCATCTTCGTTATCCGCAACGCCAAGGTGGGCGCGGAAATCAAGGAATACGACGACGTGGGCCTGGCCATTCAGGACATGCTGGGCGGCCGCATCGACGCCGTGATCTGCGACGACCCCGTGGCCCTGTACTATGTGAACAAAAAGGCCGACACCGCGGGCAAGCTGAACCTCTCCTTCAAGGCCGCCGAGAAGGAATACTACGGCTTTACCGTGCGCAAGGGCCGCAAAGACCTGGTGGAAAAGCTCAATAAGGGCATCAAGGCCGTCAAGGCCTCGGGCCTGGACAAAAAGCTCATCGAAAAGTGGATGGGCAAAAACTGA
- a CDS encoding NYN domain-containing protein produces the protein MARFTGFDEVLSALYVDFDNIYTRFLEIDPEAARAFGSTPYRWVRWIENHALRILYGEGVRRRILKRMCYLNPQRYQEFRNPFIRSAFQVVDCPPLTSRGKTSTDIHLVMDCMDDLSHSTHFDEFIILSGDADFTPLLIRLQEHARRTLVLSVGYSSPAYTAAASWRIREDWFLQQALRDERTEDAENEPPRQPHLATPADEGAADAELRRGGDDGEDTAEPAPGNGW, from the coding sequence ATGGCAAGATTTACCGGTTTTGACGAAGTGCTCAGTGCGCTTTATGTGGATTTTGACAACATTTACACCAGGTTTCTTGAAATTGACCCGGAGGCGGCGCGGGCCTTTGGCTCCACGCCCTACCGCTGGGTACGCTGGATAGAGAACCACGCCCTGCGCATTCTGTACGGCGAAGGGGTGCGGCGGCGCATCCTCAAGCGCATGTGCTACCTCAACCCGCAGCGCTATCAGGAATTCCGCAATCCCTTCATCCGCAGCGCCTTTCAGGTGGTGGACTGTCCGCCCCTGACCTCGCGCGGCAAGACCAGCACGGATATCCATCTGGTCATGGACTGCATGGACGACCTCTCGCATTCCACCCATTTTGACGAATTCATCATCCTTTCCGGCGATGCGGATTTCACGCCTCTGCTCATCCGTTTGCAGGAGCACGCCCGCCGCACCCTCGTGCTTTCCGTGGGCTATTCTTCGCCCGCCTACACGGCGGCGGCCTCCTGGCGCATCCGCGAAGACTGGTTTCTGCAGCAGGCCCTGCGCGACGAGCGGACAGAGGATGCGGAAAACGAACCCCCGCGCCAGCCCCACCTGGCCACCCCCGCGGACGAGGGGGCGGCGGATGCGGAACTGCGCCGCGGCGGGGACGACGGAGAGGACACCGCGGAGCCCGCGCCGGGCAACGGCTGGTAG
- a CDS encoding O-antigen ligase family protein, translating to MEVQVHSCRPAASLKAGAAALAACAARLRAQAVAVWRDPTGAAPHACLFWCFWFSLASFPAGYGLREVMPPLCCIFLLLYYRRAWRQSVLRRLPVRPLFYCLGAMVLIGVVFSEDVPTSLLHAGTGVNKGFILPFIAMECVRDEKDLRRLVWACVLACFWQGLDGLWQAHTGRDFIMGYPCNAGRLTGSLGDYTVGNYIALALVPAFALWFVLRRTLTPAATAFLWLAALWPAFFLLVGAASRSGALALAAAVGLWFVLAWPEGRRLKPALCALAVLLAVLALQGRAKVDAVLEDGRWSLWELGWRVFEQHPWLGSGAGTYNEAFRALGLAPEKDLITISHPHNLYLDILYAHGLLGFALGMTALLGFLWWGYRRIRPRLTAERAHGNGSVYWRLTAWFWLGYAAWLANGVFGHDFYRIWWLGLAMSHLGVMLGAVVNGPDPAAPEPAAS from the coding sequence ATGGAAGTACAGGTACACAGCTGCCGCCCGGCGGCGAGCCTCAAGGCCGGAGCCGCCGCCCTGGCGGCCTGCGCCGCACGCCTGCGCGCGCAGGCGGTTGCAGTCTGGCGGGATCCTACGGGCGCAGCGCCGCACGCCTGCCTTTTCTGGTGCTTCTGGTTCTCTCTCGCTTCCTTTCCCGCGGGCTACGGCCTGCGCGAGGTCATGCCGCCCCTCTGCTGCATTTTCCTTCTGCTCTACTACCGCCGCGCCTGGCGGCAAAGCGTGCTCCGCCGCCTGCCGGTCCGCCCCCTGTTCTATTGCCTGGGGGCCATGGTCCTTATAGGCGTGGTCTTTTCAGAAGACGTGCCGACCTCCCTGCTCCACGCGGGCACGGGCGTCAACAAAGGTTTTATCCTGCCCTTTATCGCCATGGAGTGCGTGCGGGACGAAAAAGACCTGCGCCGCCTGGTCTGGGCCTGCGTGCTGGCCTGCTTCTGGCAGGGGCTGGACGGGCTGTGGCAGGCGCACACGGGGCGGGACTTCATCATGGGCTACCCCTGCAACGCCGGGCGGCTCACGGGCAGCCTCGGCGACTACACCGTGGGCAACTACATTGCCCTGGCCCTGGTGCCGGCCTTTGCCCTCTGGTTTGTGCTGCGGCGCACGCTGACGCCTGCGGCCACGGCCTTTTTGTGGCTGGCGGCGCTCTGGCCCGCCTTTTTTCTGCTGGTGGGCGCGGCCAGCCGCAGCGGGGCCCTGGCCCTGGCCGCCGCCGTGGGCCTCTGGTTTGTGTTGGCCTGGCCTGAAGGCCGCCGCCTTAAGCCCGCCCTCTGCGCCCTGGCGGTGCTGCTGGCGGTGCTGGCCCTGCAGGGCCGGGCCAAGGTGGATGCCGTGCTGGAAGACGGCCGCTGGAGCCTCTGGGAGCTGGGCTGGCGCGTCTTTGAGCAGCACCCCTGGCTGGGCAGCGGCGCGGGCACCTATAACGAGGCCTTCCGCGCCCTGGGCCTTGCGCCGGAAAAAGACCTCATCACCATCAGCCACCCGCACAATCTGTATCTGGATATCCTCTACGCCCACGGCCTGCTGGGCTTCGCCCTGGGCATGACCGCCCTGCTGGGCTTTCTGTGGTGGGGCTACCGCCGCATCCGGCCGCGCCTGACCGCGGAACGGGCCCACGGCAACGGCAGCGTCTACTGGCGGCTCACGGCCTGGTTCTGGCTGGGCTACGCCGCCTGGCTCGCCAACGGCGTCTTCGGCCACGACTTTTACCGCATCTGGTGGCTGGGCCTGGCCATGAGCCATCTGGGCGTCATGCTGGGGGCCGTGGTCAATGGGCCGGACCCGGCCGCCCCGGAACCAGCGGCAAGCTGA
- the thyX gene encoding FAD-dependent thymidylate synthase has protein sequence MLDEKFTGNGKVVLLAGGGKIHTDIAARFVRSERSLEEIAASPYSRRIVRNILESGHRAALEFDFFLFGVEGYSRVTEVQLVRKRLASYLIKSGRAELGGKRRYSVVYPRRVADFTAQVTLPDGRAAALSGRDLADLSRQWYEAGLDAGLPEEDLRYLKPQATEFKAIIGMNAHALLDWFAIRCCRNAQHEIRHLAWQMLRLCRKAAPDLFAGAGPNCVQLGYCPENRLQNERCRGRILTKDAALELLRARAGDKDAPLPPAADEFDGDDLA, from the coding sequence ATGCTGGACGAAAAATTTACGGGCAACGGCAAGGTGGTGCTGCTGGCGGGCGGCGGCAAAATCCACACGGACATAGCCGCCCGCTTTGTACGCAGCGAACGCAGCCTGGAAGAGATTGCGGCCTCGCCCTATTCCCGCAGGATTGTGCGGAATATTCTGGAATCCGGCCACCGCGCGGCGCTGGAGTTCGATTTTTTCCTCTTCGGCGTGGAGGGCTACTCGCGCGTTACCGAAGTGCAGCTGGTGCGCAAGCGGCTGGCCTCCTACCTTATCAAGTCCGGCCGGGCGGAGCTGGGCGGCAAGCGCCGCTACAGTGTGGTCTACCCCCGCCGGGTGGCGGATTTCACCGCGCAGGTGACCCTGCCGGACGGGCGCGCGGCGGCTCTCAGCGGGCGCGATCTGGCAGACCTTTCCCGCCAGTGGTACGAGGCCGGGCTGGACGCTGGTCTGCCCGAGGAGGATCTGCGCTACCTCAAGCCCCAGGCCACGGAATTCAAGGCCATTATCGGCATGAACGCCCACGCCTTGCTGGATTGGTTCGCCATCCGCTGCTGCCGCAACGCCCAGCACGAGATCCGCCACCTGGCCTGGCAGATGCTGCGGCTCTGCCGCAAGGCCGCGCCGGATCTTTTTGCCGGGGCTGGCCCCAACTGCGTGCAGCTGGGCTACTGCCCGGAAAACCGCCTGCAGAATGAACGCTGCCGGGGCCGCATCCTGACCAAGGACGCCGCCCTGGAGCTATTGCGCGCCCGCGCGGGCGACAAGGACGCCCCCCTGCCCCCGGCGGCGGACGAATTTGACGGGGACGACCTGGCGTAG
- the trpB gene encoding tryptophan synthase subunit beta yields the protein MSEQSTPGFKPDSKGFFGAYGGQYVPEPVKARLDELNRAMEAAQADPEFQRELDSLNEHFAGRPSPVFHCANLSREGKGAQIWLKREDLNHLGAHKINNTLGQCLLARRMGKKRVIAETGAGQHGVATAASAALMGLECTICMGEVDMERQHLNVVRMQMLGARVVAARSGQRTLKEAVDEALELWVNDPEMFYVLGSAVGPHPYPYIVRVFQSVIGREARAQMLRETGRLPDACLACVGGGSNAIGLFAGFLQDAAVKLIGVEPGGRGTGYGQHAASLCLGEPGVLHGFNSYMIKDAKGEAGEVYSISAGLDYPSVGPEHALLKDTGRASYVSVTDQEALDAFFALSRHEGIIPALESSHALAQALKMAPTLPPEAILLVNLSGRGDKDVAQVAALSAGKASA from the coding sequence ATGAGCGAGCAATCCACCCCCGGCTTCAAGCCGGACAGCAAAGGCTTTTTCGGCGCGTACGGCGGCCAGTATGTGCCGGAGCCGGTCAAGGCGCGCCTGGACGAACTGAACCGCGCCATGGAGGCCGCCCAGGCCGATCCGGAATTCCAGCGGGAGCTGGACAGCCTTAACGAACACTTTGCGGGCCGCCCCAGCCCCGTGTTCCACTGCGCCAACCTGAGCCGCGAAGGCAAGGGCGCGCAGATCTGGCTTAAGCGCGAGGATCTGAACCACCTGGGCGCGCACAAAATCAACAATACCCTGGGCCAGTGCCTGCTGGCCAGGCGCATGGGCAAAAAGCGGGTCATCGCCGAAACGGGCGCGGGCCAGCACGGCGTGGCCACGGCGGCCAGCGCGGCCCTTATGGGGCTGGAGTGCACCATCTGCATGGGCGAAGTGGATATGGAGCGCCAGCACCTCAACGTGGTGCGCATGCAGATGCTGGGCGCGCGGGTGGTGGCGGCCAGAAGCGGCCAGCGCACCCTCAAGGAAGCCGTGGACGAAGCGCTGGAGCTCTGGGTCAACGACCCGGAGATGTTCTATGTGCTAGGCTCGGCCGTGGGGCCGCACCCGTATCCTTATATAGTGCGCGTCTTCCAGTCGGTTATCGGCCGGGAGGCCCGGGCCCAGATGCTGCGCGAGACGGGCCGCCTGCCCGACGCCTGCCTGGCCTGCGTGGGCGGCGGCTCCAACGCCATCGGACTGTTCGCCGGATTTTTGCAGGACGCGGCAGTCAAACTCATCGGCGTGGAGCCCGGCGGGCGCGGCACAGGCTACGGCCAGCACGCGGCCTCCCTTTGCCTGGGCGAGCCGGGGGTGCTGCACGGCTTTAATTCTTATATGATCAAGGACGCCAAGGGCGAAGCCGGGGAGGTCTACTCCATCTCCGCAGGGCTGGACTATCCCTCGGTGGGGCCGGAGCACGCCCTGCTTAAGGATACGGGCCGCGCCAGTTATGTGAGCGTGACGGACCAGGAAGCCCTGGACGCCTTTTTCGCCCTCTCCCGCCACGAGGGCATCATCCCGGCGCTGGAATCCTCCCATGCTCTGGCCCAGGCCCTCAAAATGGCCCCCACCCTGCCGCCCGAGGCCATCCTGCTGGTCAACCTCTCCGGCCGGGGCGACAAGGATGTGGCCCAGGTGGCGGCCCTGAGCGCGGGCAAGGCCAGCGCGTGA
- a CDS encoding outer membrane homotrimeric porin yields the protein MKKIATLLLAAGLVFGAATGASAIDFKAKGQWIMSFDYGQNGGFTGGNGQTGFNGVKGGRYANEDEFEAKQRVRLQLDAVASEALSGTVFFEIGDQTWGKNKQGGALGADGQVVEVKNAYIDWMVPQTDLKVRMGIQGLALPSFTTNASSVLNDDVAAVVASYQFNENVGLSAFWARPYNDNFSDKDYRNGTRNNYMDNVDLVALLLPLTFDGVKVTPWAMYAGIGPNAFRTSDGNFADPTSSTSSSTYGNAYRNLASGMLPVGGALHKDGTPDGKGLFEYGNAIWAGVTGDVTMFDPFRIAWDFNYGSVTYDDSRLNRAGWLASLLFEYKLDWGVPGLYGWYGSGDDNNPANGSERMPTLHANGNNEFSNFALNGNPYIAREAILSDSMTGTWGIGVRVKDVSFVENLKHTLRLNVMGGTNSTTMAKRYLRSSASSRADVYDGANAYGVGMDPLYLTTNDTAMEVGLTNSYKMYENFTVFLDAAYIATWLDQSDSVWGDSKLNGKSDQVRDPWNVNLSFVYSF from the coding sequence ATGAAAAAGATCGCTACTCTTCTGTTGGCGGCCGGGCTTGTGTTCGGCGCTGCCACGGGCGCCAGCGCCATCGACTTCAAGGCGAAGGGCCAGTGGATCATGAGCTTTGACTACGGCCAGAACGGCGGCTTCACCGGCGGCAACGGCCAGACCGGCTTTAATGGGGTCAAGGGCGGCCGCTACGCCAATGAAGACGAATTTGAGGCCAAGCAGCGCGTGCGCCTGCAGTTGGACGCCGTGGCCTCCGAAGCCCTGTCCGGCACCGTGTTCTTTGAAATCGGCGATCAGACCTGGGGCAAAAATAAACAGGGCGGCGCGCTGGGCGCTGACGGCCAGGTTGTGGAAGTGAAGAACGCCTACATCGACTGGATGGTGCCCCAGACTGACCTGAAGGTGCGCATGGGCATCCAGGGCCTGGCCCTGCCCAGCTTCACCACCAATGCCAGCAGCGTGCTGAACGACGACGTGGCCGCCGTGGTGGCCTCCTACCAGTTCAACGAGAACGTGGGCCTCTCCGCTTTCTGGGCGCGCCCCTACAACGACAACTTCTCCGACAAGGACTACCGTAACGGCACCCGCAACAACTACATGGACAATGTGGACCTTGTTGCCTTGCTGTTGCCCCTGACCTTTGACGGCGTGAAGGTGACCCCCTGGGCCATGTACGCCGGCATCGGCCCCAACGCCTTCCGCACCAGCGACGGCAACTTCGCCGACCCCACCAGCAGCACCAGCAGCTCAACCTACGGCAACGCCTATCGGAACCTCGCTTCTGGCATGCTGCCCGTGGGCGGCGCGCTCCACAAGGACGGCACGCCTGACGGCAAGGGCCTGTTTGAATACGGCAACGCCATCTGGGCGGGCGTGACCGGCGACGTGACCATGTTTGATCCCTTCCGCATCGCGTGGGATTTCAACTACGGCTCCGTGACCTATGACGACAGCCGCCTGAACCGCGCCGGCTGGCTGGCCTCTCTGCTCTTTGAATACAAGCTGGATTGGGGCGTTCCCGGCCTGTACGGCTGGTACGGCTCCGGCGACGACAACAACCCGGCCAACGGTTCCGAGCGCATGCCTACCCTGCACGCCAACGGCAACAACGAGTTCTCCAACTTCGCCCTCAACGGCAACCCCTATATCGCCCGTGAAGCCATCCTGAGCGACTCCATGACCGGCACCTGGGGCATCGGCGTGCGCGTCAAGGACGTGAGCTTCGTGGAGAACCTGAAGCACACCCTGCGCTTGAACGTCATGGGTGGCACCAACAGCACCACCATGGCCAAGCGGTATCTGCGCAGCAGCGCCAGCAGCCGCGCAGATGTCTATGACGGCGCCAATGCCTACGGCGTGGGTATGGATCCCCTGTACCTGACCACCAACGACACCGCCATGGAAGTGGGCCTGACCAACAGCTACAAGATGTACGAAAACTTCACCGTCTTCCTGGACGCCGCGTACATCGCCACCTGGCTGGATCAGTCCGACTCCGTGTGGGGCGACAGCAAGCTGAACGGCAAGAGCGATCAGGTGCGTGACCCCTGGAACGTGAACCTGAGCTTCGTGTACTCCTTCTAA